From the Micromonospora echinofusca genome, the window GACAGGCGCACGCGTACGGCGGCATCCTCGACCGTCCGGATCGTCGGATCGGTGTCGATGGCCTCGGCCATCGCGTTGGCCAGCAGCGCCTCGTCGTTCGGCCGTGGGATCGTGTCGCTGAGCCACCCCGCGAAGGCATCGACGGCCCGGCGGTGCCGGGTCTGCCGGTCGCCCGGCCCGGTCATCTCGCGGTGCACCCGCTCGTGCAGGACGGGTAGGTCCACGGCCTCGTAGCGGTCCCGCAGGGCCGCCGGATCCGCGACGAGATGGCGTACGGCCGCCGGCCGCAGCAGGGCGCCGACGGCCCAGCCCGTGCCGGTGAGGTCACGGTACGAACCGCCGGTCGTCGGTCCGGAGATGCCGACCGCGTCCGGTTCGACGACGAGGTTGCAGGCGGGGAAGGCGATCAGCTGCTGCCGGGAGGACCGCCCCGGCTGGATCTGCCACTCCGGGATCCAGAACCATCGCACAAGCTGCCGCACCGCATCCGGCGGCGGGAGCCGGTCGAACGTGGGCAGCCGCGCCGGGTAGAGGACACCCCGTGGGCTCGCCGCATCCGTGCCGGCCGCCTGGCGCGAATCTTCAAGCCGGCCCACGCCCGCCATTCCTACGATCGGTCACATGACTGCAACGAGCCGAGCCGCCGACGGTGAGCACACCACGAACGGTACGCCGCACGGCGCCACCAGCCTGACCCCCTTCCTGGCGATCCCCGACGCACGCGGCGCCATCGACTTCTATCGGGACATCTTCGGTGCCCGGGTGGTCGACGTGACCGAGATGGGCGGAGTCGTGGCCCACGCCGTCCTCGACTTCGGCCACGGGCTGCTGCAACTCGGGGAGCCGATGCCCGACTACGGGCTCGTCGCGGCACCCGAAGGGGACCAGGACTGCTACTCGATGGGCCTCTACTGCCCGGACGTGGACGCGGTCGTCGCCCGGGCCGAGGCGGCCGGCGCCGTCGTCCGTGAGGCGCCGTCCACCTTCGTGTCCGGCGACCGGTTCGCCAGCATCAGGGACCCCTTCGGCGTACGGTGGTCGGTCATGACCCGGGTGGAGGACCTCTCCGAGAAGGAGAGCGCGCGACGGGTCGCCGAATGGGCCGAGCAGCAGAACCAAGCGAGCTGACACGAAAAGGCGAGCGTCGCCTGGAAGACCTAACGTGTCGGGCGTGAGGAACGAAGGCTGGTTGGCGGGACACCAGGGACTCCTACGAGACGGTCGTGACCTCGCCCGAGAGCAGGCTCGGCGGCATCCTCTTCGCACGTCGG encodes:
- a CDS encoding AraC family transcriptional regulator codes for the protein MGRLEDSRQAAGTDAASPRGVLYPARLPTFDRLPPPDAVRQLVRWFWIPEWQIQPGRSSRQQLIAFPACNLVVEPDAVGISGPTTGGSYRDLTGTGWAVGALLRPAAVRHLVADPAALRDRYEAVDLPVLHERVHREMTGPGDRQTRHRRAVDAFAGWLSDTIPRPNDEALLANAMAEAIDTDPTIRTVEDAAVRVRLSTRSLQRLAGRYVGLPPSTMIRRRRLQEAAERLRTDPDTTLATVAADLGYSDHAHLANEFRSVLGLSLSSYRQRATREEDGG
- a CDS encoding VOC family protein: MTATSRAADGEHTTNGTPHGATSLTPFLAIPDARGAIDFYRDIFGARVVDVTEMGGVVAHAVLDFGHGLLQLGEPMPDYGLVAAPEGDQDCYSMGLYCPDVDAVVARAEAAGAVVREAPSTFVSGDRFASIRDPFGVRWSVMTRVEDLSEKESARRVAEWAEQQNQAS